In Agarivorans gilvus, one genomic interval encodes:
- a CDS encoding MotA/TolQ/ExbB proton channel family protein yields the protein MRAAIIILSVVFSLSSYAQQSEITSRSWDKVAQDISGHDSQINQQRLNEFKQDLAQQQALLKQSQQRLAAAEQRQQQLKASFDNNEERLTEQQQLLTQRTGQLGEVFGVIKQQASEAQGALKDSLVSAQFPQREQRLAFADQARIPSLEEFKALWVTLHHELSESGKTVRFQREVVSPSGQSQSRSLLRLGNFQLIDQEGQFLRWQSQLNQVQVLPRQPSASAVSQAKAFVNSQQPAALLVDVTRGQLLAMLEQTPDLLARLKQGGVVAYIILGLGAIGLLMALWRIVALWLNELKVKRQLANIGQLNTNNPLGRVLTKAQHSDLAVDDLSLRIEEAILEEMPGLERGQSLIKLFAAVAPLLGLLGTVTGMIGTFQSITLFGTSDPKLMAGGISQALITTVVGLIVAIPLLFSHNLLSTRTRRILQILQQKSTALLADRREQRQDFKDAA from the coding sequence ATGCGCGCAGCCATTATTATTCTTAGTGTCGTTTTTAGTCTTAGTAGCTATGCCCAACAGAGTGAAATCACCAGTCGTAGCTGGGATAAAGTAGCGCAGGATATCAGTGGTCATGATAGCCAAATCAACCAACAGCGCTTGAATGAGTTTAAACAAGACTTAGCCCAGCAACAGGCCCTATTAAAACAAAGCCAGCAGCGCTTAGCCGCGGCCGAGCAACGCCAACAGCAGCTAAAGGCCAGCTTCGACAATAATGAAGAGCGCTTAACAGAACAGCAGCAGCTGTTAACTCAGCGCACCGGCCAGTTAGGTGAAGTATTTGGGGTAATTAAGCAGCAGGCCAGTGAGGCCCAGGGAGCCTTGAAAGATTCTTTAGTTAGTGCGCAATTTCCACAGCGCGAGCAGCGTTTAGCCTTTGCCGATCAAGCTCGTATTCCCAGCCTAGAGGAATTTAAGGCGCTGTGGGTGACCTTGCATCATGAACTGAGCGAATCAGGTAAAACGGTGCGTTTTCAACGCGAAGTGGTGAGCCCAAGCGGGCAAAGCCAAAGCCGTTCGCTACTGCGCCTGGGTAACTTTCAACTGATTGACCAAGAGGGGCAGTTTCTGCGTTGGCAAAGCCAATTAAATCAAGTGCAAGTTCTGCCTCGCCAACCCAGCGCTAGCGCAGTGTCTCAGGCCAAGGCTTTTGTTAATAGCCAACAGCCCGCTGCTCTGCTGGTGGATGTGACCCGCGGCCAGTTATTGGCGATGTTAGAACAAACCCCCGACTTACTGGCTCGCCTCAAACAAGGTGGGGTAGTGGCTTATATTATTCTTGGTTTGGGCGCGATTGGTTTGTTAATGGCCTTATGGCGAATTGTCGCGCTGTGGCTAAACGAGCTGAAAGTTAAACGCCAGTTGGCCAACATAGGCCAATTAAATACCAATAATCCGCTGGGCCGAGTATTAACTAAAGCGCAGCACAGTGATTTAGCGGTAGATGATTTAAGTTTGCGTATTGAGGAAGCGATACTTGAAGAAATGCCCGGTTTAGAGCGTGGCCAAAGTTTAATTAAGCTGTTTGCTGCGGTAGCGCCGCTGCTGGGCTTATTGGGCACGGTAACCGGAATGATTGGCACCTTCCAAAGCATAACCCTGTTTGGCACTAGCGATCCGAAGCTGATGGCCGGGGGGATCTCGCAAGCGTTGATTACCACCGTTGTGGGTTTGATTGTGGCGATCCCCTTATTGTTTAGTCACAACCTATTAAGCACCCGTACCCGACGAATTTTGCAAATTCTGCAGCAAAAGAGCACGGCTTTATTAGCCGATCGCAGAGAGCAACGGCAGGACTTTAAAGATGCTGCTTGA
- a CDS encoding DUF3450 domain-containing protein — protein MKIFKFLQHLAAVSSLLLSSSLLASGLDNSLATTIKTHQNNKHNQQQIDKLDEQSQVAMLSYQQNQQQADLLEAYNKQLALMVNSQQQELADLALQLDSLAATEQAALPLLVDMLQALSQFIEHDLPFLAKERARRINRLHANLQRADVSLAEKYRQVLEAYQIEIEYGRTIEAYQAQLPAAQLPFVETSNAGESLQLNFFRLGRSALYCQTLDTKYSALWDAQAQRWQALDASYNQSLRSAMQVAWQQAIPQLLTLPVNPAVEAQ, from the coding sequence ATGAAGATTTTCAAGTTTTTACAGCACCTTGCAGCAGTGAGTAGTTTGCTGTTGAGCAGTTCACTGCTGGCGAGTGGGCTGGATAACAGCCTAGCTACCACGATAAAGACCCACCAGAACAATAAACACAATCAACAGCAAATCGATAAGCTCGACGAGCAAAGCCAAGTGGCTATGCTGAGCTATCAGCAAAACCAACAACAAGCCGATTTGCTAGAAGCCTACAACAAACAGCTAGCCTTAATGGTGAACTCGCAACAGCAGGAGTTGGCTGATTTAGCGCTGCAATTAGACTCGCTAGCCGCCACCGAGCAGGCGGCCTTGCCTTTGCTGGTGGATATGTTGCAGGCCCTGAGTCAGTTTATTGAACACGACCTACCGTTTTTAGCTAAGGAACGTGCTCGGCGCATCAATCGCTTGCATGCCAATTTACAGCGCGCCGATGTGAGCTTGGCAGAAAAGTATCGCCAAGTCTTAGAGGCCTATCAAATCGAAATTGAATACGGCCGTACTATTGAAGCCTATCAGGCGCAATTGCCTGCCGCGCAACTGCCCTTTGTTGAAACTAGCAATGCGGGTGAGTCCTTACAGTTAAACTTTTTCCGTTTAGGTCGTAGTGCCCTGTATTGCCAAACCCTTGATACTAAATACAGTGCCCTGTGGGACGCTCAGGCGCAGCGTTGGCAAGCACTTGATGCTAGTTATAACCAGAGCTTACGCAGCGCTATGCAAGTGGCTTGGCAGCAAGCGATTCCTCAGTTGTTAACTCTTCCTGTTAATCCCGCCGTGGAGGCTCAGTAA